A genomic window from Nocardioides rotundus includes:
- a CDS encoding branched-chain amino acid ABC transporter permease, with translation MSDIKDDHGATATEEPADGVTDETTGEEVEDDGPRRSPLKNALLATGLILGSLILLIIAAKVLPGTPGAIARGMLREAIDARTAAMAIAIIGLNIHFGYTGLLNMGQAGYMLLGAYGFSISIWHGLSMPVAILIGLGASLVFSLLMGVPTLKLRGDYLAIVTISAAEILRFTGRLAAFEDFTGAAQGIPGSAYRQPFVDLSFLPQTGTYDFLGILELQWTGVNGWWVRLVAWTLVLVCVGIVALLVLSPWGRLLRGIREDEDAIRSLGKNVFAVKMQALIIGGLFGSLGGMIYILPGSMQPDAMGRNLTFFAWTALLLGGAATVFGPVLGSILFFSLRILIQGTADAVVPNAIMNTAQTKQFAWICVGVALMCLVIFRPQGILGNKKELRFNV, from the coding sequence ATGAGCGACATCAAGGACGACCACGGCGCGACGGCGACCGAGGAGCCTGCGGACGGCGTGACCGACGAGACCACCGGCGAGGAGGTCGAGGACGACGGGCCGCGCCGCTCGCCGCTGAAGAACGCGCTGCTGGCCACCGGGCTGATCCTCGGCTCGCTGATCCTCCTCATCATCGCCGCCAAGGTGCTGCCAGGCACCCCGGGGGCGATCGCCCGCGGCATGCTGCGTGAGGCGATCGACGCCCGGACCGCCGCGATGGCGATCGCGATCATCGGCCTCAACATCCACTTCGGCTACACCGGCCTGCTCAACATGGGGCAGGCGGGCTACATGCTGCTGGGGGCCTACGGCTTCTCGATCTCCATCTGGCACGGACTGTCCATGCCGGTGGCGATCCTCATCGGCCTGGGCGCCTCGCTGGTGTTCTCGCTGCTGATGGGTGTGCCCACCCTGAAGCTGCGCGGGGACTATCTGGCGATCGTGACGATCTCGGCGGCGGAGATCTTGAGGTTCACGGGGCGGTTGGCCGCCTTCGAGGACTTCACCGGGGCCGCCCAGGGGATCCCGGGCAGTGCCTATCGTCAGCCGTTCGTCGACCTGTCCTTCCTGCCGCAGACCGGGACCTACGACTTCCTGGGGATCCTGGAGCTGCAGTGGACCGGCGTGAACGGCTGGTGGGTGCGGCTGGTGGCCTGGACCCTGGTGCTGGTCTGCGTCGGCATCGTCGCGCTGCTCGTGCTGAGCCCCTGGGGCCGGCTGCTGCGCGGGATCCGCGAGGACGAGGACGCGATCCGCAGCCTGGGCAAGAACGTGTTCGCGGTGAAGATGCAGGCACTGATCATCGGCGGCCTCTTCGGCTCGCTCGGCGGGATGATCTACATCCTCCCCGGGTCGATGCAGCCGGACGCGATGGGCCGTAACCTGACCTTCTTCGCCTGGACCGCGCTGCTGCTGGGTGGTGCGGCCACCGTCTTCGGCCCGGTGCTGGGATCCATCCTGTTCTTCTCGCTCCGCATCCTGATCCAGGGGACGGCCGATGCCGTCGTACCCAACGCGATCATGAACACCGCGCAGACCAAGCAGTTCGCCTGGATCTGCGTCGGCGTGGCGCTGATGTGCCTGGTGATCTTCCGACCACAGGGCATCCTGGGCAACAAGAAGGAGCTGCGGTTCAATGTCTGA